Proteins co-encoded in one Capnocytophaga ochracea DSM 7271 genomic window:
- a CDS encoding RagB/SusD family nutrient uptake outer membrane protein, whose protein sequence is MKKIIYTTTIFATLLTGCNFLDDNPQGIMTEKEAISKADELVTTAYSSLGNDHYDVPFSLWIYGNVRADDAYKGGQDVSDIQHFHFYEIAQNIDPTFGEADRFWFMCYMAISRTNTALKALQQASDAEVVNRQSRMGEMYFLRGHFYFVLKTIFGHIPFVDENTPDSAYETTPNTLPNDEQWQKIVADFKKAYDLLPNTQPQKGRADKYAAAAYLAKAYLYKAYRQSENNSVTGINSQDLQEVLTYTSFALGSSYGLEDDFAFNFLPGGYENGKESLFAVQYSVDDGTQYGRLNWGDQLSTPQKLGCCDFHKPSQNLVNAFKTVNGLPDFDNFNNNDYNAASDKADPRLFHTVALPGLPYKYNTELIYKNDWNRNSNVYGFYASLKENVDPSCSCFRNINPFRGNSKNRILIRYADVLLMRAEALIELNRSNEALALINQVRQRAKQSTSLIGYATNTDIALYQDGVNITWNQENARKALRWERRLEFAMEGSRFFDLVRWGIADQVLNDYFTKEKTRRPAIFSSAYFTKNKNEYIPIPQNQIGYVKGIYKQNAGF, encoded by the coding sequence ATGAAAAAGATAATATATACCACCACAATATTTGCAACTCTACTTACAGGTTGCAACTTCTTAGACGATAATCCACAAGGGATTATGACCGAGAAAGAAGCTATCTCTAAAGCCGATGAGTTGGTAACTACTGCTTATTCGTCTTTGGGTAACGACCACTACGATGTACCTTTTAGTCTTTGGATTTACGGTAACGTACGTGCCGATGACGCTTATAAAGGCGGACAAGACGTGAGCGATATCCAGCATTTCCATTTCTATGAAATCGCTCAGAATATCGACCCTACTTTTGGTGAAGCTGACCGCTTTTGGTTTATGTGTTATATGGCTATTTCGCGTACCAATACTGCTCTGAAAGCCTTGCAACAGGCTTCCGATGCTGAAGTAGTAAATCGTCAATCGCGTATGGGCGAAATGTATTTCTTACGAGGTCATTTCTATTTCGTGTTGAAGACTATCTTTGGGCATATTCCTTTTGTAGATGAGAATACACCTGATAGTGCTTACGAAACCACCCCTAACACTTTGCCTAATGATGAACAATGGCAAAAAATAGTAGCCGATTTCAAAAAAGCTTACGACTTATTGCCTAATACCCAACCTCAAAAAGGTAGAGCTGATAAATATGCAGCAGCAGCTTATTTAGCTAAAGCCTATTTGTACAAAGCGTATCGCCAATCAGAAAACAATAGTGTAACAGGTATCAATAGCCAAGATTTGCAAGAGGTACTTACTTATACAAGTTTTGCATTAGGTTCTTCTTATGGTTTGGAAGATGACTTTGCGTTTAACTTCCTCCCCGGTGGTTATGAAAATGGTAAAGAATCTCTCTTTGCGGTACAATACTCAGTGGACGATGGTACCCAGTACGGACGTCTCAACTGGGGTGATCAGCTCTCTACTCCACAGAAGTTAGGGTGTTGTGATTTTCATAAACCAAGTCAGAATTTGGTAAACGCCTTCAAAACAGTGAATGGCTTACCTGATTTTGATAACTTCAACAACAACGATTACAACGCTGCTAGTGATAAAGCCGACCCTCGTTTGTTCCACACTGTTGCCTTACCTGGCTTGCCTTATAAGTACAACACCGAGTTGATTTACAAGAACGACTGGAACCGCAATAGCAATGTGTATGGCTTCTATGCATCACTCAAAGAAAATGTAGACCCTTCTTGCTCTTGCTTCCGCAATATCAACCCTTTCCGCGGTAACTCTAAGAATCGTATTCTTATCCGTTACGCCGATGTACTTCTAATGCGTGCCGAAGCTCTTATCGAGCTCAACCGTAGCAACGAAGCCCTTGCACTTATCAACCAAGTGCGCCAACGTGCTAAACAAAGTACTTCGCTTATCGGTTATGCCACAAACACCGATATAGCCTTGTACCAAGATGGAGTAAACATCACTTGGAATCAAGAAAACGCACGCAAAGCACTCCGTTGGGAACGCCGTTTAGAGTTTGCTATGGAAGGCTCTCGTTTCTTCGACCTTGTACGCTGGGGTATCGCCGACCAAGTACTCAACGACTATTTCACTAAAGAGAAAACACGTCGTCCAGCGATATTCAGCAGTGCTTATTTCACTAAAAATAAAAATGAGTATATCCCTATTCCACAAAACCAAATAGGGTATGTAAAAGGTATTTACAAACAAAATGCAGGATTCTAA